AATGAAATATCATCATATGATCGCAATGGTTTTCCTAGAGGGGAAAGAATGCAAGCATTTGAGCTTGCAATTTCTCGGCATGGATTCTTACCCAGATAGTTCTGTACCTAACTCTGCAGAATCTTCTTCttaatgtatattttttcTGGAATTCTTCTGCATTTTGGAAGCTTAACATGGCATATGATTCGAAATTGAGCCCTTATAATCTTGGAGACGACTCCAGTGCTCATCGGGTATAACTTTATTATCTGCTATGAGAAGCTTTCTGTAAGGTGCCACTAAGTTGGTTTGCTCTTGAGACTGCAAGTCTTATGACATGATTGTGATTTCGTGTATGTCGCTGGTATCTTGTTGGTCTGAGATGATTAATATGTGAATTGGTTTCTCCatgattaatatgagaaaaaaaactgttaatatgtattttcaatgatgaaattgtctttttcttttcctaccATATTAACCATACAGAAAATATTCCATGATTAATATGTGAattccatattaaaaaaaaatattattatataactttttgaTTGACAATCTTGAGGAACAtgattaatcaatttattatcaaTCAAAAACTcacataataatataaattgttttcATAGAGATAATACGTTTATATACTTGCAATTTTAGTTTTGTTTAGTAAATCTTCTATATAAatccatatttttatatatttataataattaatatgtgaTATAACATTGATTAGTAAAAACATTATGTCAAATTTATTCAATTCTCTtacttatcatttttttttattctttcctatttaattaaattctttctttttcttatttcgagACTCTTAGGTATCTTTTATGTTTctgtttttcaaatttttttagttaagcgtacggtaattttttttaaaacagtAATATTAAAGGGGTaacaaatttagaaaaagattCTGATTCAAGAATGGTGCGAGGAAAAGGACCCGAATGTCTAAATCAAGTTAAAGACgtgacaaaagaaaaaagataacatgaaaataaaagaaaaacggGGTGCTATGCTCACCTATTGGGTagaatatttctatatatatttataaaatgcaagtgttatgataaatattaaattagaagtatttaaaagattataaaaatagaatttaaatatttattagattaaattaaaaattaaaatattaaaaaattaaaattaaagtgttaaaatatacattttgtcaatttatttatctaaaagtaatatgatttattaaaaaaataaaaactcttatGAAGTATTCAATAATATGTATTCGTATGTTTTTGAAAGAACaaataatctatatttatattgattattaaaaAACAGAAAACTAGTTATGTaatattctcatattatgaTGGTGATAATATTTacacttattaatttatttttttataaaaagttgcAAAAATccttttaaaaggaaaaaaaaaaaaaagtaatagcAGAGTAAATGGCAACGAATCAAGAAGCAGTTACTGATCGTTTGGGATATAGttagaaatttgaaattagGAGACAGTTATTGCAAAACGTATATAAAAACCCCATACTCAAAGAACACACCATTAAAAATATCTCAGTTTCTTATTAATCCGACATCAAAAGAGAATAGCATCACATTAATTCCTGTTTATTTTTGCTGGCTTTTGATTTGGCAACATGGAGCAGACTGGCCAAGATATTGGAATTAAAGTCTACACCGCATCTCCTAGAAATGACGATAATCCGGTAATCACACCATTCTCATCTTCTTCCGTAACCCAAGCCCCTAAAGAACCGGGAAGGAAAAGGCAAGCAATGGCAAAAGGAGTGCAAAAAACACTTTCAAAAACCTCAATGCTTGTAAACTTCCTTCCGACAGGAACTCTTTTAACCTTTGAAATGATTCTTCCATCTGTAATCAAGAATGGAGAGTGTACTCATGTTTCTATTCTCATGCTTCTACTCCTCCTTGGCCTCTGTGCTGtttcttgctttttctttcatttcactGACAGTTTTAAAGGCCCGGATGGGAAAGTTTACTATGGCTTTGTTACACCCAAAGGGCTGGCTGTTTTCAAGCCTGGACTCGGTGTCCAAGTGCCTAAAGATGAAAGGTATAAAGTGGGATTGACTGATTTTGTTCACGCTATGATGTCGGTGTTGGTTTTCGCTGCGATTGCTCTCTCTGATCATAGGGTGACTGATTGTCTGTTTCCTGGACATGTGAAGGAGATGGATCAAGTAATGGAAAGTTTCCCTATCATGGTTGGTATAGTCTGCAGTGGCCTGTTTCTTGTATTCCCTAATACTCGATATGGCATTGGTTGTATGGCTAATTGATTAGAATTGCTTCTGTGATATTGTTTGAGAGTTTATTGAATGTTGTCAGTTTTGGTGTTTCCGTGTTGGTTTATTAAAGAGTAGGGTTTGGTTCCCCATGTATTATTGTTGTTTGATTACTCTGTTCGAAATAACACAAGGTGTGTATTTATTCCTTTAATTTTCAGTATGTTTTCTATACTTCTGCTATTACTTTTTGATACTGACCATGGCATTTACAAGCTGGTCCACTTATTGATAAAACATTTGAAGTTAAAAATCCTGGTCCTATTTTGAGTCGACTCTTGAATCAATTACATGTATCTAGAATTTGCACAACAAAAACAAGACTAGCAAGGCAGAAAATTAAATCAGAAGCAGAGAATGAGATTTgagaagataaaaaagaatagcATGTTGGATTAAAAGAATAgtattttagataaaaagaattaatcatCATATTGATCTGTATAACCTATTAGATAGATCCTATACATGGCACTATCTCCTACATGCCACATCACTCAAAGTCAGTGCGATGTAATGACCCTGATGATATGTATGGTATAGATATACAATACAGTGGTAACACCTACTCTAATAGAAGTAAAATGCCCGACTATCTTCTCAAAAAATCTATATCCGCTCAATCCTGGTCAGGATAATTCCAAAACTGGTTAGAAACATTAGGCATTTCGGGCATGAGGTTGAGGGAGACCCTGGATGTGAACTATGCTTATCAGTCACCACAGCATTTAGCACCAATTCCGTCTTGAAGTTTCTGCCATAGGCAAAGCATCTCCCTGGGACCTTGATAATGAGCAACAGTATAACCATCGCTGCACCCTTCATTATGGATCTTCTCATCCTTCACATAACTAACTGCTAAACCTTCCTTCTTCATCTCGGCTATCCAGATGCCCATCGCAACATCTTCTAGCTTAAATATCTGCAATTTTGatcataaaatttcaaacagAAAATTTTAGTGCATTTGTTTCGTAGCGTAATGAAACACCTTCTactatatatagagagagggAACTACAAgtggaaagagaaaaatatacaactaGTATTATACCTTTAAACGACCTTCTTTGTATCTCCGGTAAACTTCCTTTGCTACATCTTGAGACACCACGTAACCAGGACCATGTGCCCACGGAGGGTAATTCTCTTCAGACCATTCCTTTTATAGCAAGGGATAATAAAGGATAGATAAGTGATGAGGAATAGACAAATTACTTATCATAGAGTCAGAATCAGGGGCACAAAGAAAGGAGGTATTTAgcatgtatttttataaactagAAATTAAAGCACCCTTAAACTCGAGGGTCCTGCTCCCATTTACCCCAAAAGATTTGCGCAGTTTTCTCTGCAGGGCTGTATCTGCTTTTAACATCTCCACTTGTGAAATCAGTGACCCATTCCCATGTTCATTCTGATTGATCAGCCAAATTTTGACAATATACATCTAGGGGAaagttttgaatttgcaaCCACAAGAGTGGAGGTTCCAAATACTAGAGCAGCAATTTCAATCACAAATAGTAGAACCTTAAACCATCTAAATCCTCACTTCTAGAACCCATTGACTAAGAGCCTACTAGGTGTGAGCTCATTTTAATTACATCCATCAAAAGGCATCAGAAAATAATATGTGAGCCTTTCACAAGTAGATACAATCAAAACTAGAgcgtttctttttcttgattcaAGACTAGAGAATTAATTACCTCAAGACTAATATACCATTTGCTGTCAGGATTTCGATGAGGTTGAGAATCTGAATTTATGAGTCCATAAAGCAGTCCGTGATTCACTTTAGTCCTCTTCAAAGAAGCTAACACTTCATCCACTCTAACAAATGCATCATCATCAGTCTTCATGACATATTTCGCAGATGCAACTTCTGTCTGTTTAGGAGAAGAGGTGAGTAAAACAATTGTTCAGGCATCCATATGTCTAAAGAACAGAGCAGAGTTTACCCCAAACATGCAAATAGCCAAAGTTTTCCAGGTGATAAGGTTGTAATAGTCAACAAAAGGCATCAGCTGTATATCTCCATATGTTCGAGCTTCATTCCAGAGTTCCTCATTgactaattgatttttatgcTGCAATACACCTCAAAATTGTAAGCGACCTAGCAAACAAGCCTGTTCTTTTgcactaatttctttttttttttttttttttacattttactGGCTTAAAAAGGTGCTAGTGAAAGCTCACCAAACCAACAAAGAAGCGCACAGCTGCAGTCCCTGCCCGGACTGCAGCATACTGCATCCAAGTTCTTCGAACAGCCATCCTGCGTTTAAAATTGTTGGCTGTGGAAAAAACACCAACAAAGAGATGTGGTGGTCTTTTGGCAGAGAGAGGAACTGATTTGAGTGCCTCTAAGTCAATTGCATGTTCCAGCTCCTCTGACGTGGGCAGACCACTAGCCACAGCCGAAATTAGCTTCAAGTCTCCAGATATCCTAACTTCACTAACCAGCCATGGCTCCAAGGTCTGAATGGACAAGAAAccaagagagaaaataaattcaaagaaCCTGACTACTCTATACAAGAAAAAGTGTATAAATAACACAAACAACAAAGTCAAGAAAGTACTTCGCGATATGCAAAAGATGTTATGTGCTTTCCATCAACTGTTGTCTGGATTCCCTCTGTTCCTACTCTAAGTGTTGCAACAGATAAATAACCTTGCCTAAAAGGAAAGTATCTTCTGTTCTTAAATCCTTCCTGCACCATGGCAGAGCTCCTTGCACCTTCAGAATGCCTGATAGCACGAGTATCATTTCTACCCACTATGTTGTTACATTGATCCAAGTCATCCACTGGcatacaaaacaaattaagTTATCACCACTTGTTGGAGCAAAAATTTGGTTATAAGATAAACACATGATGCAGAAAAAATTCGAAAGAAACAAGCTATAGGTGAATAATTGCACCTTCAACATATCAGTAATTAAAACTCTTGCAAAACTCctaaaacagaaaagaaaaaaaaaaaaaaagcaattaCAGACATGCAGTGGCTCGAAATCGATCCCAGTTGCTATCAAGGGGATTTGAAGTAGTATCGTCTTAAAGAGATACACACAAAAACTACAAGCATACACTGTCAATTTATGTTTAATCAAGAACAAAAATGCAGCTTTCATCTTTacctttcttattcttttcagGAGTAGGAGATGGGCAACGCTCCTCATCGCCCCAATCATGTGCTACAGTCCATGTATTTTGAACTATAACTGGATCCTCAGTTATTTTATCACCATGAAGCCTAACATTGTAATGCAAAATTATGGGTGGATCAGGCTCCCCAGGAAGTGCTTCCCCAGTTAACTCAATCCTAAAATTGCCAAGAAGACCATCTGGAATGCCTATAATTGTTATTGAAGAACCCTGAGTCAGTCCACAAGGAAGCCGCAACTTAAAACCACTACTCTTGACGGCTGTGGCATTCACTTTGTTAAGGAAATGTGGACATTGTTTCTCTCTTGCTCTACTACTTTCATTTGTGTAACCATGTCTTTCCTCTTCGATTGAAGCCATAAGGTTATTCCATGCACTCCCAGCTTCCTTAATGGCCTCTACTCCATTGGGTAAAAGATGAGCTTGATCTATCAAGTGTTTCAGTAGATTCCATGTCTGCAAAGATACTTGTTCTTCATTGGAAATATTCCTCTGAGCAAACAAACTGAAGACGATGGTCTCAGTGGAAATCACTTTAGCAGAATTCTCTGGAATTTTAACTGTAGGAGGAAGTGTAGATTGCACCCATTGAAGAGGATTAGTACCATTGGAGAAGGCATTCATCAGATAACTATCTCCAATAGGATTTTTCATAAGACTATATCTCAGGATCAGCAACATAAACAAGGATGCAATCAGAACACCGCCGTACCAtctcttcattttcattattctcaAGAAACATCAGAAAATGGGATTCTGATTTCTGTTCTGACCGAGTGGAAGGAAACCAAGATCCACCAACTGTTGATTATCATGTGAATAGTGAACAAATCttttaataactatttttgTACAGAAAGTCCACTGGCTGAcatgctttaaaaaataaaaaaaaaaagatgaacacttccaataaagaaaagtttaaatcTTCAGATCTGGAAATGATGAGAACTGAAGTGGAGAACAAAGGATCAAATCCCCGTTTCTCAGTCAGCTATCCGACAGAGCCAACTATCAAGCTCTGAAAGTAAGCTCTTGCTGTGTATAACAGTTCACATAGTAAGTAACTCAATGCCACTCCACTGCGTCACTTCTTCATATAAATGTCGCATGCGACACTGCCGAGCTGAAACAAGATTTTccaaaaatttctaaaacatTGCATGTGCATAgctaaagattaaaaaaagcTCAAGGTACATTGAATGATCAATGAAAACGatgta
The Ricinus communis isolate WT05 ecotype wild-type chromosome 1, ASM1957865v1, whole genome shotgun sequence DNA segment above includes these coding regions:
- the LOC8281813 gene encoding protein DMP8, whose product is MEQTGQDIGIKVYTASPRNDDNPVITPFSSSSVTQAPKEPGRKRQAMAKGVQKTLSKTSMLVNFLPTGTLLTFEMILPSVIKNGECTHVSILMLLLLLGLCAVSCFFFHFTDSFKGPDGKVYYGFVTPKGLAVFKPGLGVQVPKDERYKVGLTDFVHAMMSVLVFAAIALSDHRVTDCLFPGHVKEMDQVMESFPIMVGIVCSGLFLVFPNTRYGIGCMAN
- the LOC8281812 gene encoding beta-1,3-galactosyltransferase GALT1, translating into MKMKRWYGGVLIASLFMLLILRYSLMKNPIGDSYLMNAFSNGTNPLQWVQSTLPPTVKIPENSAKVISTETIVFSLFAQRNISNEEQVSLQTWNLLKHLIDQAHLLPNGVEAIKEAGSAWNNLMASIEEERHGYTNESSRAREKQCPHFLNKVNATAVKSSGFKLRLPCGLTQGSSITIIGIPDGLLGNFRIELTGEALPGEPDPPIILHYNVRLHGDKITEDPVIVQNTWTVAHDWGDEERCPSPTPEKNKKVDDLDQCNNIVGRNDTRAIRHSEGARSSAMVQEGFKNRRYFPFRQGYLSVATLRVGTEGIQTTVDGKHITSFAYRETLEPWLVSEVRISGDLKLISAVASGLPTSEELEHAIDLEALKSVPLSAKRPPHLFVGVFSTANNFKRRMAVRRTWMQYAAVRAGTAAVRFFVGLHKNQLVNEELWNEARTYGDIQLMPFVDYYNLITWKTLAICMFGTEVASAKYVMKTDDDAFVRVDEVLASLKRTKVNHGLLYGLINSDSQPHRNPDSKWYISLEEWSEENYPPWAHGPGYVVSQDVAKEVYRRYKEGRLKIFKLEDVAMGIWIAEMKKEGLAVSYVKDEKIHNEGCSDGYTVAHYQGPREMLCLWQKLQDGIGAKCCGD